Part of the Triticum aestivum cultivar Chinese Spring chromosome 4D, IWGSC CS RefSeq v2.1, whole genome shotgun sequence genome is shown below.
TAGTTATTGTTTAATCTTGTTAATTGTTTCTACAGAAATTGAGGATGTAAGCAGTTCACCTGACAGTACACCCAAGAAAGATaaacctgcaaaagatgaagtcgCTAAAGTTACCCGGCCTCAAGGAAGGTTGGTCTCGCCCCTAATTTCGGTCCTTTGATTTATATTTTCTTGTCATCACACCATTATGTCTTACAGATATAAGAAAAGGGAGAGGGGGAAAAGTGTGAGGGGTTATTCAGCAGTTGATCTTGAAGGCATACTTGTGAGTGATTCTTTTCTTGAATGTTGATTCTGTCAGGCAATCTACTTAGTGTCGATGAATATTTATTTCCTCCTTCAGAGTGTGTACCATGTGGTTAACCTGTAATATCTTATAAGATTGAAACATTGTGTTGGAACAGGTTCGGAAGAAGGAAAATGATTGCGAGGTGGATCAGGAAGTTCAACCATCATGTATGGAAGAGCCTGATATCACCATCGGCCAGGGTGCAGGTTGGCAACTCATCTGCATATGTCCTTTCACTATTTTTTTTTTCTGGACATGATTGGAATGCATTGAATTAGCTATCGCCCTATAATTTATTCTTCCGGAGGTGCTTGAAAATTGGAAGTTAGAATTAAAGGGTGCGTATTTGATTAAACTCTAAAGATTCCAGAATGCTTGCTAGTTTGGGTCTGGTTATCGATAATTTGCATGTTTTCAAATTATATAGAAGCCTGGTCGTTAGGTTTCTACTGCTATACTTAGAACAACTGCAAAATACTCCAATTTTTTTAGATTGGTGTGTGCACTGCATATAAGTTAATTATCTGTTTACTGTTGTGAGATTTGCTGATTATACTGTTGATGAACTTGGTTAGAAAGGAAGTCTATGTGCCAGCGACTATCCTTCTATTCCGCTGCTTAACCAAAAAAAAGCACATTTTTCTTGAATTTAAATTAGTGTACTATTGTTCATTTCTTATTGCTGAACTGTTCTGAAAATGTGCTATAAGAACTTCATTGAGGTTTTAGTAACTTTCAGTGTCAACTTATGTTGATTCAGTATCCCAAGCTGAAGATGTGAACTGGTGGGGGCACAAGTTTGGATATGTATCAGGAGGCTTTTTAGGAGCAAAATCTCGCAAGAATAAAAAAGATAATTCTAATGTCCGTCAGATGTTTGGGGAAGATGATCAAGAAAATCTGTACAACCTTGTTCAGGTTAGTATGCACGGCCCATAAGGTTCCCTGATGTCTTACTGTCAGCTCTGTTGTTTCTAAAATCGACCTTGAAAGTTTAAGTACCGCCCCTTATAGGTATCTTGTCAACTGCATCTAAGTACCTTGTTTGCCAATTAATTTCATTTGGCTGAGATTACGTACATACATTCTCACTTGAAGCATTGAATTTCTGtggatgaaattttgcatggttaCGCAATTTGCCTGATCTAATTTCATACAAACTGATATAATTCCCTGGCCGCCCCTGGTGTGCTATACCACCCTACATGTAACGGTGGTTCATGCTTCAAGATTCACGTAGTCGTCATCTTCATTTTATGACATTTCATTTCACACCTTAAGAAAGTCAACCCTACGTTGTCTAAATGTCCAAAACAAAGGTCAATGAGGCCTAGATTCAACTGCCACTCAAATCATTAATTTCATTTTCAACGCCTAACATCAGGGATGCAAATTTGGAACCTTTAGGGTACCCTCCGACCCAACTTACTGCAACCAAATGAACTAAAGTTTCAGAAATGAAGTGAATTCTGAAAATTGATCTCATTTTGTTGAACTAAAGAGGGTCTGAGGGTACCTTCAAGGTTCCAAATTTGCATGCCTACCTAACATACAGTGAAATACTATATTTGTAGAGGCAATATATGAATAGTGTATCACATGCTTTATAATGATGCATAGTACAGACACATGATAGCCGATTCTCAAAGCACGACCTGTGGTATATAACAAGCGGGTGTAGCCCACCGTTAATAAACAAATCAGCATTTGTACCTCAATTCCCAATATATCCATTATTTACAAAATGATCTCTCTGCAGGACAAAGCTACATCTGGAAAGCAGGGTCTTGGCATCAAGGACCTGCCGATGAAAGTTGGTGGCCAGCGTTGGAAGGGGAACAAAACCTCTCTTGGTGATAGTGATGAGGAAAACTCAACCCAGTCTGAATTATCAGAagtggaagaagatgaagacgaggaAGGATCTGCCAGTGATGCTAAAGTAAATGAAGTACATGTGAAAACTGTAAAAGAAGTTTGCGTGGATGCTAAACCTAAAACCAAGTTCAAGAAGCTTTGCAAAAAAATTCTTCGTCAGGTAGAATCTCATTTCTTCTTTGTGAAGCACCGAAGCTTATGGAAGCTGTTGATGATGTTCATTATTTGTTATTCTTTCCAGGCTCCATCTCAGTCCATGAAATTGAAGGAGCTTAAGGAAGCTGTTGAAGCACAATCAACTATTTTCTCCGACTTCTCCTGTAGACGTGAAGCTCTTTCATTCTTGAAGAGGAAGGTATATAATGCTTCACATTGTCGTTTGGCAGGCCCTATTGATACATGTAGATTAAGCTTGTCTTGCTCATGCAAATCCATTTGGAAGTACCGCTATTCTCATCTAAGCTTTTGTTGCCGTTGCTTACATCTGATTCACTTTTCTTGTCGAATTTTCCAGCTCCAGGGAAGCAAGAAATTCAATCTGGAGGGCAAAAGGGTGCATCTTGTATCATGAAGCAAATACGAAGCCTACGGGACACAATATGATTTTGTGTGGCTCCTGCAGTCATATATTTGTCGATTGTTGCTTCAGACGAGTATACATACAGGCTGTGCACCAAGTGGCACGGTATAGATGTAAGGAGTCATAGGCCCTCGGGACGGGGGCCAAAATTTTGCAAATCTTGCCAGCTGCTGGAAATTTGGAAGTGTGTGCTGAGTCATCTGTATCGTAATATCCATGTAGCTGATGCATCTATAGGTGTTTGTAATTTTTTTTTGTTGGGTGTAGACTTGTATTTAGAGGATGGTTATGCCTATTGTGCATTGGCTGTCTCGGGTTTAGAACTCGCTCATATAAGTCTCCAAACTCACTTTGCTCCATAAGTTTCCACATGCATATGATCATCATCTATTTTCCCCCCAGCTCGGCATCTCATATAAGTCTCCAAACAAACTTTGCTCCATAAGTTTCCACATGCATATGATCATCAACTATTTTTTTCCCCAGCTCGGCATCGGTGTTCATTTAGCCAACAACCTGTAGGCAGTTATAGGGATATTTGTTCAGTTAATCCTGACAAAGCATAGAGTTCTAAACCTTGTTGAACCTTGATACACCTCATCTTTCTGCAAATAGTTGATTCTTCTTGCGCGTTTTCACTGTGCTGTCTGAATCTTCAGGATTGAGTGAATCGCATTTTGAATCAATCATGTTTGTGCATTGTGAAATCATTGATCTCCACATCTACCCTTTAGGGCTCCTTTGATACAAAGGAATTTTGTTTGATTTTTGGAGGATTTGGATCCTTAGTATTTCTTTCCTAGGAtagtcgtttgattcgtaggattgaaatCCTTAGGAGTTTTTCCATAGTATTCATTTTGttgggaacttttcatccactcaaacctctttgttgaattcctttgtttttcctgtgcTATCAAACACTTCCAAAATTTTATAGGGTACAAAAGGAGGTGACACTCTGTTCCTGTGTTTTTCTTATTCTTGCATTTCtagaatcctgcgaatcaaagaggccctagcatAGATATGACTTTGGTGTACAAAGTGCAAGGGAATGGAGGCAAAGCGATGCCCTCTGTTACTGGATTCAAGTTGATCACTTGGATACACAACTAATATAAGTCATTCATGGTTGGACTGCAATGGAGCGATCCTTGGCGCCCTAGCTTTGTGCCGCAACGACACCCAGAGACTGGAGAGTACGTGAAAGACCATTTGTACAGATAAATGGTTGAGCATTTCGAACAAACTACTGACCACTCAATACATAAATAGCATGGATGCTTTACATAACATAAACATAATATAACTTGTAATACCAAGAACAGTTCACATGACATGATCTATTAAGcacagtgtaacgcccacgatgcggctatatctctcacgtgtcgaggcacgacttagaggcataaccgcattgtggttttgtcgcaagaagggtcatcttcacacaatcccatgtaatgaacaagaatgggataaagagttggcttacaatcgccacttcacacaatacataaatataattcatacatcatccaaaatacacacatagaccgactacggtcaagatccaaatgaaaataagataaccccaaatgctagatccccgatcgtcccaactgggctccactactgatcattgggaaaagacacatagtaacgaccacgttcctcatcgaactcccacttgaggtcgatcccatcatctgcactggcatcgtcggcacctgcaactgttttggtataatctgtgagtcacgaggactcagcaatctcacactcgcgagatcaagactatttaagcttataggaaaagatggtgtaatgaggtggagctgcagcatgcactaagcatatatgatggctaacatacgcaaaagagagcgagaagagaagcaac
Proteins encoded:
- the LOC123098807 gene encoding G-patch domain-containing protein 1, whose translation is MAAPEAPTCYVGVARQSAAFRLMKQMGWEEGEGLGKDKQGIKGHVRVKQKQDTLGVGVDNPQNKWAYDTTQFDDILKKLKVQSTTPAKEIEDVSSSPDSTPKKDKPAKDEVAKVTRPQGRYKKRERGKSVRGYSAVDLEGILVRKKENDCEVDQEVQPSCMEEPDITIGQGAVSQAEDVNWWGHKFGYVSGGFLGAKSRKNKKDNSNVRQMFGEDDQENLYNLVQDKATSGKQGLGIKDLPMKVGGQRWKGNKTSLGDSDEENSTQSELSEVEEDEDEEGSASDAKVNEVHVKTVKEVCVDAKPKTKFKKLCKKILRQAPSQSMKLKELKEAVEAQSTIFSDFSCRREALSFLKRKLQGSKKFNLEGKRVHLVS